A region of the Oceanihabitans sp. IOP_32 genome:
AAACAACTCCTCGTTTTGTAGTTTCTAGTAGGAGAGCCGCTTGTTTTTTCAAATCTTCGCAAGATAAATTTTATTAATTGCTATGCCTAATCTAACAAAAGAAGCGGTTAAAGGTTTATATTAAAAGAAAAAATAGAATTCTCAAGGAAAATTATAAAAAAGCACCGACCATACGTAAATTGTTTTCTATATTTGCACTTAAAAAAATTTTTTGAACAATGAGTATTACGAATTTGTAAAAAAATATTATTAATTTGGGTGTAACCCATATATTTTTTACCGCTTGGGTATTACGAATTCATCAAATAATATTATGAATTTATTTAAAATAAACTAAAAAATAATGCTTAGAAATTTATTAATGACACCAAAAAGAATATTGGTAGCTCTAGTTTGCTTAACAATAATAACGTCTTGTAAACAAGAAAATTCTAAAAACACCAAAGTTTCGATTGAAAATAATAATGCCAGTACATCTTACAGCTACACATTCGATAATGGCACTACTAAGGCTGAGGTTACAGTTAGCAAAACGCCAGAGCGCGCAGTTATTTTTTCTCAATTTTTAACAGAAATGTTATTGGCCTTAGGCTTAGAAGACAATATAATTTTAGGTACTTCTGAAGGTGAAATACACGAAAGTTTAAGAGCGGCCTACGATAAAATACCTAATAAAATGCAAGGGCATCACAGCATGATCTCTAAAGAAGCCTTTTTATTACTTAATCCCGATTTTGTTTCTGGCTGGAGCGATGCCATTAAGCCACAAACTACTGGTGATGCTCAAGAACTGTTACAAAATAACATTTATCCTTATGTTTTAAATTCTATTAAAAGTAATGCAACGCTAGAAACGGTATACAGCGACTTTATAGAACTTGGTAAAATTTTTAATGTAGAAGACCAGGCAAATACTCTTGTAAAAGAATTGAAAGATAAATTAGCAGAAGCAAAAACCAGCTTTAAAACCGCTCCAGAAAACAAAAAGGTTAAGGCCGTTGTTATGGGAACCCTTGATAATGGAGCTTATGTTGCAAGTGCTTTAGTGAGTAATTTAATTGAAGAAGCGAATGGCGTAAATATATACAAAGAGCTCACTAATAACTACGAAATGGTGTCTTATGAAAGTATTGTAGAAAAAGATCCAGACATCATTTTTGTATATGTAACCGCCGACGGGGTTTCTGGTGAAGATAAAATTAACTTTTTAAAAAGTCATCCTGCATTAAAAAACGTAAGCGCAATAAAAAACAACAACATACACGCGTTGCTTCTTGCCAATGTGGCGCCAGGTATTAGAAATATTGATGTGATTATTAAAATGAATAAATTGTTTTATAAATAGTTTATTCCACTACCGTTATTAGTGTTTTATATTTTGAAATCCATTTTGGCTTCTGTTTCCACTCTTTATTTGATAAACAAGGTTTAAATTAATGAAATATTATATTATTACATTTTCTCTTATACTCTGTGTGCTATTTATTTTATCTATTGGTGCTTTTGCAACCAATATAAGTCCTTTAATGGCATATAAGATAAGTGTCAATAAAATTTTTGCTTCAGAAATTTTTCATCCAGAATGGAAACCCCTTATCGAGACGATAATATGGGAAATTAGAATCCCAAGAGCCTTACTTGCTATTATCTGTGGAGCTGGTTTATCTGTTTGTGGTGTACTTATGCAAAGTGTTACTAAAAACCCGATAGCCGACCCGTATATTTTAGGTTTAGCGTCTGGGGCTTCTACGGGAGCCGTTTTTATTATCATAATAGGTGGTGCATCGGTAGGTATTGCCTCGGTTACAGGTGGCGCATTTTTAGGAGCCATCGTTTGTAGTATTTTAATTTTTGTAATTGGCACACAATATGGCAAAAGTTCTTCTACAACCCGACTCATTTTAAGCGGACTTGCCATTTCAACAATTTTTTCGGCATTAACCGATTTGTTAATTTCTATGGCAGAAAATTCTAATCAAGTTAAATCGGCTTTATTTTGGAGTATGGGAAGTCTTGGTGGAGCGACTTGGAGCGTTTTATTACTTCCTTTAATTGCCCTTCTAATTACGCTAATTTTATCTGTGGGTATTTCAAAATCTTTAGACTTATTGCTTTTTGGAGACGACAATGCCATTATGTTGGGCATGAATGTTAATGTTATTAAATCTATAGTAGTTATTCTTACCTCACTACTTACCTCGGTTTTAGTGGCCGTTACAGGTGCCATTGGTTTTGTGGGGCTGGTTGTGCCACATTTAACCCGATTGGTTTGTGGAAATAATCATAAAAAGCTCCTGATACTATCTAGTATTATAGGCGCAATTTTTTTACTGTGCTGCGATCTTTTTGCAAAAAATATTATTTACCCAAAAGATCTTCCTATCGGTATTATCACGTCGCTAATAGGAGGCCCTTTCTTTTTATGGATGTTAACACGTTCTAACTATTCTTTTAAAAAAAGTAAATCATGAAACTAAGTATAGAAAATCTAAGCTTTAAAACTGCCAATACTAATATTCTAAGTGATATTAGTTTAGATGTGGAAGCAAATTCCTTCATTGGTGTTTTAGGTCCAAACGGAGCAGGAAAGTCTACGCTTCTAAAATGTATTTACGGTGTAAACACACCAGATAAAGGCAGTGTTTTTTTCGAAAACAAAAATCTGCTGACAATGCCAAGAAAAGAACGCGCTAGAAAAATTGCAGTATTAGCTCAAGAAAGTGGTAGTCAATTCGATTTTTCGGTAGAGCAAGTTGTAGAAATGGGAAGATATCCTCATAAAAAAACCCTAGAAAACTACTCTAAAGCAGACAAGAAAATTGTTGATGAAACTTTAGAAAAACTCAATTTAACATCATACAGAAATAGGTTCTTTAACACACTCTCGGGAGGCGAAAAACAGCGTGTACTTATTGCCCGTGTTTTAGCACAAGAAGCCGACTTTATAATTTTAGACGAACCTACAAACCATTTGGATATTGGGCACCAAATAGGCATTATGAATATTGTAAAGAACTTAGGGGTTACTGTTTTAGCTGCCATTCACGATATTAATATTGCCGCTTTATACTGCGACAACCTTGTTGTTTTAAAACAAGGAC
Encoded here:
- a CDS encoding FecCD family ABC transporter permease, whose product is MKYYIITFSLILCVLFILSIGAFATNISPLMAYKISVNKIFASEIFHPEWKPLIETIIWEIRIPRALLAIICGAGLSVCGVLMQSVTKNPIADPYILGLASGASTGAVFIIIIGGASVGIASVTGGAFLGAIVCSILIFVIGTQYGKSSSTTRLILSGLAISTIFSALTDLLISMAENSNQVKSALFWSMGSLGGATWSVLLLPLIALLITLILSVGISKSLDLLLFGDDNAIMLGMNVNVIKSIVVILTSLLTSVLVAVTGAIGFVGLVVPHLTRLVCGNNHKKLLILSSIIGAIFLLCCDLFAKNIIYPKDLPIGIITSLIGGPFFLWMLTRSNYSFKKSKS
- a CDS encoding ABC transporter substrate-binding protein; this translates as MLRNLLMTPKRILVALVCLTIITSCKQENSKNTKVSIENNNASTSYSYTFDNGTTKAEVTVSKTPERAVIFSQFLTEMLLALGLEDNIILGTSEGEIHESLRAAYDKIPNKMQGHHSMISKEAFLLLNPDFVSGWSDAIKPQTTGDAQELLQNNIYPYVLNSIKSNATLETVYSDFIELGKIFNVEDQANTLVKELKDKLAEAKTSFKTAPENKKVKAVVMGTLDNGAYVASALVSNLIEEANGVNIYKELTNNYEMVSYESIVEKDPDIIFVYVTADGVSGEDKINFLKSHPALKNVSAIKNNNIHALLLANVAPGIRNIDVIIKMNKLFYK
- a CDS encoding ABC transporter ATP-binding protein — translated: MKLSIENLSFKTANTNILSDISLDVEANSFIGVLGPNGAGKSTLLKCIYGVNTPDKGSVFFENKNLLTMPRKERARKIAVLAQESGSQFDFSVEQVVEMGRYPHKKTLENYSKADKKIVDETLEKLNLTSYRNRFFNTLSGGEKQRVLIARVLAQEADFIILDEPTNHLDIGHQIGIMNIVKNLGVTVLAAIHDINIAALYCDNLVVLKQGQIVTSGTTNHVINKTTIKDTFNIDVDVYQHKTCGKNHIAYNLN